CACTCTAACTGAAATATCGTGATAGGCCATGTCTGAAGGTCATGTGAGAATCAGAAGCTGGGAAGAGTTCAAACGCTTAGTTGGTGAAAAGAAGCCTATCTCAATCGTTTTTATTCTTGAGCAAAATGGCTTCTCCCCAAACAAAGAACTCACTACCCTAAAGCTAATAATGCTACAAGACAAGCGCTATTACATGTTCTACGACTTCCCGAAAGGCGACGCTCTTCGGGAAACAGGGATTCTATTTCATAAGGACAAGAATGGTTTCTCTAACTTGGATGAGGATGAAGTTAAGGCTTTTCTGAAAAAACAGTTTCCAACTTTGGAAATTTACTCGTTCTGGACAGCATAGATAGAGGGAAGTTTGAATGTCTGAAAATATATTTCATGGGGTTCCACGATGCAATATACCTTGGTATCCGACCATCAACTATGGAAAATGCATCTCATGCGGAAAATGCGTAAAGTACTGCAAGCATGACGTCTATGGATTTGAGGAGAAACAAGGAAAAAAAGTACCCTTTGTAAAGAACGCTGATAACTGCATTGTTTACTGTAATGGTTGCGATTCTATATGTCCATCTGGTGCTATCAACCATCCTTC
The window above is part of the Candidatus Bathyarchaeota archaeon genome. Proteins encoded here:
- a CDS encoding ferredoxin family protein; the encoded protein is MSENIFHGVPRCNIPWYPTINYGKCISCGKCVKYCKHDVYGFEEKQGKKVPFVKNADNCIVYCNGCDSICPSGAINHPSKLETGRVISNLRKETE